From Alienimonas californiensis, a single genomic window includes:
- the map gene encoding type I methionyl aminopeptidase, with protein sequence MFRTLAPRPALPKRRAKSQSKGGKPAQKRKPAPIYGPAEHEALTRAGRFNAELMDMLRPHVQPGVTTAKLDELAYEYTREHGHRPATLGYENAHGGRDYPASICTSVNEVVCHGIPSDYVLKEGDIVNVDLTSIVDGWYGDSSETFLVGEVDPRTVDLVQATFDSLWAGIHAAKPWGTVFDIGRAIFSLARDRGYGVVRNFQGHGLGEEFHQEPGIPHYPEEHAKNVVLKPGMCFTIEPMLNAGTHDTGKPDRRDGWSVRTKDRKPSAQFEHTLFMTDHGPDVLTLTQNGPAEGHQFGS encoded by the coding sequence ATGTTCCGCACCCTCGCCCCGCGACCCGCGCTCCCGAAGCGACGGGCGAAGAGCCAGTCGAAAGGCGGCAAACCGGCCCAGAAACGCAAGCCGGCGCCGATTTACGGCCCCGCCGAGCATGAGGCCCTGACCCGCGCCGGGCGGTTCAACGCGGAGCTGATGGATATGCTCCGCCCGCACGTGCAGCCCGGCGTGACGACCGCCAAGCTGGACGAACTGGCCTACGAATACACCCGCGAGCACGGCCACCGCCCCGCCACGCTGGGTTACGAGAACGCCCACGGCGGCCGGGACTACCCGGCGAGCATCTGCACCAGCGTGAACGAGGTCGTCTGCCACGGCATCCCCTCCGATTACGTGCTGAAGGAGGGGGATATCGTCAACGTGGACCTCACCTCGATCGTCGACGGCTGGTACGGCGACAGCAGCGAGACGTTCCTCGTCGGCGAGGTGGACCCCCGCACGGTCGACCTCGTGCAGGCGACCTTCGACAGCCTCTGGGCCGGCATCCACGCGGCCAAGCCGTGGGGCACCGTGTTCGACATCGGCCGGGCGATCTTCAGCCTCGCCCGGGACCGCGGCTATGGCGTCGTGCGGAACTTTCAGGGCCACGGGCTGGGCGAGGAGTTCCACCAGGAGCCCGGCATCCCCCACTACCCGGAGGAGCACGCCAAAAACGTCGTGCTCAAGCCCGGCATGTGCTTCACGATCGAGCCGATGCTCAACGCCGGCACGCACGACACCGGCAAGCCGGACCGCCGCGACGGCTGGAGCGTCCGCACCAAGGACCGCAAACCCAGCGCCCAGTTCGAGCACACGCTGTTCATGACCGATCACGGTCCGGACGTGCTCACCCTCACCCAGAACGGCCCCGCGGAGGGGCACCAGTTCGGAAGTTAG
- the zwf gene encoding glucose-6-phosphate dehydrogenase → MAAPTEIRPTVQPVTDRILKSEGEAGAASFVIFGASGDLTARKLLPALYDLWQDGYLSDASPIIGVARRDKTDAEFREEMHAAVNEEARTAPVSAENWDRFAARLFYRRLDIATPEQYAAWGEEIKTIERDAGVTDRRIAYLAVGPNLFHDCVEALAGGGLIPEDDQDDHPPWLRVVVEKPFGTDLESAKELNSDLRARLREKQLYRIDHYLGKETVQNVLMFRFGNGIFEPLFNRQHVDHVQITVSESQGIEGARGGYYDTAGALRDVLQNHVLQLLALVAMEPPAKFAADDIRDEKRKVMEALRPGGKKLNEWAIAGQYVAADGMNGYLEEDRIGENSTTETFAAMKVRVDNWRWSGVPFYLRTGKRLPEKLTEIAVQFKLPPMQLFRTVECSGDVCDLIGAQPNRLVFRVQPNEGIELSFSSKRPGMQYQIHPVRMDFDYSEAFPTKLPEAYERLLLDVMRGDRTLFTRDDELEAAWRFLDPVLKAWAKPEHKPEDYPAGTWGPDAAMNLLSDSGRQWRGEQ, encoded by the coding sequence ATGGCCGCCCCCACCGAGATCCGTCCGACCGTCCAGCCGGTCACCGACCGCATTCTCAAAAGCGAAGGCGAGGCCGGCGCCGCCTCCTTCGTGATCTTCGGGGCCAGCGGGGATCTCACCGCCCGCAAACTCCTGCCGGCGCTGTACGACCTCTGGCAGGACGGCTACCTGTCCGACGCCTCCCCGATCATCGGCGTCGCCCGGCGGGACAAAACGGACGCCGAGTTCCGCGAGGAAATGCACGCCGCGGTGAACGAGGAGGCCCGCACCGCCCCCGTCTCCGCGGAGAACTGGGACCGCTTCGCCGCCCGGCTGTTCTATCGCCGCCTCGACATCGCCACGCCGGAGCAATACGCGGCCTGGGGCGAGGAAATCAAAACGATCGAACGGGACGCCGGCGTGACGGACCGGCGGATCGCCTATCTGGCGGTCGGCCCCAACCTGTTTCACGACTGCGTGGAGGCCCTCGCCGGCGGCGGGCTCATCCCGGAGGACGATCAGGACGACCACCCGCCCTGGCTGCGGGTCGTCGTGGAGAAGCCGTTCGGCACGGACCTGGAGAGCGCCAAGGAATTGAACAGCGACCTGCGGGCCCGCCTGCGGGAAAAACAGCTGTATCGGATCGACCATTATCTCGGCAAGGAGACCGTTCAGAACGTCCTGATGTTCCGGTTCGGCAACGGCATTTTCGAACCGCTGTTTAATCGGCAGCACGTGGATCACGTGCAGATTACCGTGAGCGAATCGCAGGGCATCGAGGGCGCCCGCGGCGGGTACTACGACACCGCCGGCGCCCTGCGGGACGTGTTGCAGAACCACGTTCTGCAACTGCTGGCTTTAGTGGCGATGGAGCCGCCGGCGAAATTCGCCGCTGACGACATCCGCGACGAAAAACGCAAGGTGATGGAGGCCCTCCGCCCCGGCGGCAAAAAGCTCAACGAGTGGGCGATCGCCGGGCAGTACGTCGCCGCCGACGGGATGAACGGGTATTTAGAAGAGGATCGCATCGGCGAGAACAGCACGACCGAGACCTTCGCGGCGATGAAGGTGCGGGTCGACAACTGGCGCTGGAGCGGGGTGCCGTTTTATCTCCGCACCGGCAAGCGATTGCCGGAAAAACTCACGGAGATCGCCGTGCAATTCAAACTGCCGCCGATGCAATTGTTCCGCACGGTGGAGTGCAGCGGGGACGTCTGCGACCTGATCGGCGCCCAGCCCAACCGGCTGGTGTTCCGCGTGCAGCCGAACGAGGGCATCGAGTTGAGCTTTTCCTCGAAGCGGCCGGGCATGCAGTACCAGATTCACCCCGTCCGCATGGACTTCGACTACAGCGAAGCCTTTCCCACCAAGCTGCCGGAGGCCTACGAACGGCTGTTGCTCGACGTGATGCGAGGCGACCGCACCCTGTTTACCCGGGACGACGAGCTGGAAGCGGCGTGGCGGTTCCTCGACCCGGTCCTCAAGGCGTGGGCCAAGCCGGAGCACAAACCGGAGGACTACCCCGCCGGCACGTGGGGCCCGGACGCCGCGATGAATCTGCTGAGCGACAGCGGCCGCCAGTGGCGCGGGGAGCAGTAG
- a CDS encoding GntP family permease, with translation MSPFVILAVGVAVVLVLILGFKINAFLALLTAALVVSLMNPLQQSGEEFVPAPVGEKVTRVAAEFGAAAKNVGLVIALAAVVGTCLLESGAADRIVQSFVRLLGIERSPIALLGSGYVLSVPVFFDTVFYLLVPLARSYYATTRKNYLKCLCAIAAGGAITHTLVPPTPGPLTLAENLDIDLGVMMGIGALIALPAAIVGLLFGSWIDRKMPVTPGGGGQAGVPDALPGGPESGTTLTARSDDTLVSGEAADIPNPDAIDAAHIHEANPPGAPRLSLWLALVPVLLPVALVGVKTTGDTYLRNQIGVLKDDGLVARDLDPGAAESAADALADDPANADPAVAEYRARRDGPVGYARVFGDPNLALLLSAAVSLFLLWRQRRPSREAIGRLVETSLMSGGVIILITCAGAAFGGMLKEAGVGKAIADAFGESSTQGFGLLGLGFGIAVLLKSAQGSSTTAMIVTSGILADFVTGPDVAALPFHPVYLGTAIGGGSLVGSWMTDSGFWIFAKMGGLTEAETLKSWTPLLTILGVTSFATSLLLAWLLPLT, from the coding sequence ATGTCCCCGTTCGTCATCCTCGCCGTCGGGGTCGCGGTCGTGCTGGTGTTGATCCTGGGGTTCAAGATCAACGCCTTCCTGGCCCTGCTGACCGCGGCGCTGGTGGTGAGCTTGATGAATCCGCTGCAGCAGTCGGGAGAGGAGTTCGTCCCGGCGCCGGTCGGCGAGAAGGTCACCCGGGTGGCCGCGGAGTTCGGGGCGGCGGCGAAGAACGTGGGGCTGGTGATCGCGCTGGCGGCGGTCGTGGGGACTTGTCTGCTGGAGAGCGGGGCGGCGGACCGCATCGTGCAGTCGTTCGTGCGGCTCCTGGGGATCGAACGCAGCCCGATCGCCCTGCTGGGCAGCGGGTACGTGCTGAGCGTGCCGGTCTTCTTCGATACGGTCTTTTATCTGCTCGTCCCGCTGGCCCGCAGTTATTACGCCACCACGCGGAAGAACTATCTGAAGTGCCTGTGCGCCATCGCCGCCGGCGGGGCGATCACGCACACCCTCGTCCCGCCGACGCCGGGGCCGCTGACGCTCGCGGAGAACCTGGACATCGACCTGGGCGTGATGATGGGGATCGGCGCCCTGATCGCCCTGCCGGCGGCGATCGTGGGGCTGCTGTTCGGATCGTGGATCGACCGCAAAATGCCGGTCACGCCCGGCGGCGGCGGTCAGGCCGGAGTCCCCGACGCCCTCCCCGGCGGCCCGGAAAGCGGTACGACGCTCACGGCCCGCTCCGACGACACGCTGGTCAGCGGCGAAGCAGCGGACATCCCCAACCCGGACGCGATCGACGCCGCCCACATTCATGAGGCGAACCCCCCGGGGGCGCCGCGGCTGTCCCTCTGGCTGGCGCTGGTCCCCGTGCTGCTGCCGGTCGCGCTGGTGGGCGTGAAGACGACCGGGGACACCTATCTGCGGAACCAGATCGGCGTGTTGAAGGACGACGGGCTGGTGGCCCGCGACCTCGACCCCGGCGCCGCGGAGAGCGCCGCCGACGCCCTCGCCGACGACCCGGCGAACGCCGACCCGGCCGTCGCCGAATACCGGGCCCGGCGGGACGGCCCCGTCGGCTACGCCCGGGTGTTCGGCGACCCGAACCTCGCCCTGCTGCTCTCGGCCGCGGTGAGTCTGTTCCTGCTCTGGCGCCAGCGCCGCCCCAGTCGGGAAGCGATCGGCCGACTGGTCGAAACCAGCCTGATGAGCGGCGGGGTGATCATCCTCATCACCTGCGCCGGCGCCGCGTTCGGCGGGATGTTGAAGGAGGCCGGCGTCGGCAAGGCGATCGCGGACGCCTTCGGCGAGAGCAGCACCCAGGGCTTCGGCCTGCTGGGGCTGGGCTTCGGCATCGCGGTGCTGCTCAAGAGCGCCCAAGGATCGAGCACCACGGCGATGATCGTGACCAGCGGCATCCTCGCCGACTTCGTCACCGGCCCGGACGTCGCCGCGCTGCCCTTCCACCCGGTCTACCTCGGCACCGCGATCGGCGGCGGCAGTCTGGTCGGCAGTTGGATGACGGACAGCGGGTTCTGGATCTTCGCCAAAATGGGCGGCCTCACCGAGGCCGAAACCCTGAAAAGCTGGACCCCGCTGCTGACGATCCTCGGCGTGACCTCCTTCGCCACCAGCCTGCTGCTGGCCTGGCTGTTGCCGTTGACCTGA
- a CDS encoding histone deacetylase family protein: protein MAKYTRLRERVAAWLAEARPPGVALTLPPAATDEQLLRVHTPNYFRRITTGDLTRLEVNRLGFPWSEALVERSRRSVGATIAACTDAVAGLQTGRPFAANLAGGTHHAFADRGEGFCLFNDAVVAVRDLRARGLTERATIVDCDVHQGNGTAALCGDDDATFTLSLHGARNYPGKKEVSDLDVPLPDRTGDEAYLWALGKALEELDRRFAPQLIIYVAGADPYEHDRLGRLSLTAEGLRERDLMVYRWAKERGLPVAAVMAGGYAPDVEAIAAIHFATVRGGVEELCG from the coding sequence ATGGCGAAGTACACGCGCCTGCGGGAACGCGTCGCCGCCTGGCTGGCGGAGGCCCGCCCGCCGGGCGTGGCGCTCACGCTGCCCCCGGCGGCGACGGACGAGCAACTGCTCCGCGTGCACACGCCAAACTACTTCCGCCGCATCACGACCGGCGATCTGACCCGGCTGGAGGTGAACCGGCTGGGCTTCCCGTGGAGCGAGGCCCTGGTGGAACGCTCCCGCCGCAGCGTGGGGGCGACGATCGCCGCCTGCACGGACGCCGTCGCCGGGCTGCAAACCGGCCGGCCGTTCGCCGCGAACCTCGCCGGCGGTACGCACCACGCCTTTGCCGACCGCGGGGAGGGCTTCTGCCTGTTCAACGACGCCGTCGTCGCCGTGCGGGACCTGCGGGCCCGCGGCCTGACCGAGCGGGCGACGATCGTCGATTGCGACGTGCACCAGGGCAACGGCACCGCGGCGCTGTGCGGGGACGACGACGCCACCTTCACGCTCTCCCTGCACGGGGCGCGGAACTATCCGGGGAAGAAGGAAGTCAGCGACCTGGACGTCCCCCTGCCCGACCGGACCGGCGACGAGGCCTATTTGTGGGCGCTGGGCAAGGCCCTGGAGGAACTGGACCGCCGCTTCGCGCCGCAACTGATCATTTATGTGGCGGGCGCCGACCCGTACGAACACGACCGCCTCGGCCGGCTCAGCCTGACGGCGGAGGGCCTGCGGGAACGGGATCTCATGGTTTATCGCTGGGCAAAGGAGCGGGGCCTGCCGGTCGCCGCCGTGATGGCCGGCGGCTACGCCCCGGACGTGGAGGCGATCGCGGCGATCCACTTCGCCACCGTCCGCGGCGGCGTGGAAGAGTTGTGCGGCTGA
- a CDS encoding protein kinase domain-containing protein yields MKATTAAGALRTVLSGNETLPFDPNSDGPVLPGEGEFADGELAFGRYRIQRELGRGGMGAVYLARDEQLDRDVALKIPSAAAAADPEQTERFLREARAAATLRHPNLCPIHDAGQVPGESGAGQLFITMAYLPGQSLKDALHGPQPVRSAVRLIGKLADAMAHAHDHGVIHRDLKPGNVMLDEKGRPHITDFGLARREADDALVTQTGATLGTPAYMSPEQILGDPAQVGPRADVYALGVMLYELLTGRLPYEGTVTAVLGKALTEDPPPPRALRDEVDPHLEAIWKRMTARPLSERYGSMREVREALAGYLKDGPQSILADRIAGRPPAAAPTLPLSPQCDRQPDRKRTAATWTRRLRWGLAAAALALLGVVTVVDRLPDGWLQTVTINVPSEGAALSADNAAGGGAGSSGEGGASGGDGEVLPASLTDSEPDADGWVDLLNGRDLAGWTLIPPETWSVQFGELVADFPAGRDAPIFAAPPPERLPQDYELDLEFLPSPEAELKVRVRRVNDGSARDDDSVYATLGDPGVERWGFLSARVALRGDAEYLAREPMHRARTAAWEAIDAADGWQRVRLQVRDDVASLSVNGVDMGSLADAYMARGRVLRLDVDRNPPEGPATVRFRSLRFRPLDPDGGLENLPTPPADDPGWVELFDGETLDGWEGDRDLWSVEDGLLVGMLPAVRGERIAVLTHERPFGDALVRIAYEPHDWYFHGLLVRLPSEGKDGLMVHTYNGYPASMGGKFRRMDGRHGPPTVSTPNSHVAYRAMADNGEPAGYDVLEARVVGDEVASARNGVPIDKESVPGLPERGQIGLRIASTSSGPSGMRIRSIRVFPLNDPEPTVADPTVADLPSADLGE; encoded by the coding sequence ATGAAGGCCACGACCGCGGCGGGGGCGTTGCGCACGGTGCTCTCCGGCAACGAAACGTTGCCCTTCGACCCGAACTCCGACGGCCCGGTCCTGCCCGGCGAGGGCGAGTTCGCCGACGGCGAACTGGCCTTCGGCCGTTACCGCATCCAGCGGGAACTGGGCCGCGGCGGGATGGGGGCGGTCTACCTGGCCCGGGACGAGCAGCTCGACCGGGACGTCGCCCTGAAGATTCCCTCCGCCGCCGCCGCCGCGGACCCGGAGCAGACGGAACGGTTCCTCCGTGAAGCCCGGGCCGCCGCCACCCTGCGGCACCCGAACCTCTGCCCGATCCACGACGCCGGCCAGGTCCCCGGCGAATCGGGGGCCGGGCAGTTGTTCATCACCATGGCCTACCTGCCCGGTCAGAGCCTGAAGGACGCCCTTCACGGCCCCCAGCCGGTGCGCTCGGCGGTGCGGCTGATCGGCAAGCTGGCCGACGCCATGGCCCACGCCCACGACCACGGCGTGATCCACCGGGATCTGAAGCCCGGCAACGTCATGCTGGACGAGAAGGGACGCCCCCACATCACCGACTTCGGCCTCGCCCGCCGCGAGGCCGACGACGCCCTCGTCACCCAGACCGGCGCCACGCTGGGCACCCCCGCCTACATGAGCCCGGAGCAGATCCTCGGCGACCCGGCGCAGGTCGGCCCCCGGGCGGACGTCTACGCGCTCGGCGTGATGCTCTACGAACTGCTGACCGGCCGGTTGCCCTACGAGGGCACGGTCACGGCGGTGCTGGGCAAGGCGCTCACCGAAGACCCGCCGCCGCCGCGTGCGCTGCGGGACGAGGTGGACCCGCACCTGGAGGCGATCTGGAAACGCATGACCGCCCGCCCCCTGTCGGAACGGTACGGCAGCATGCGGGAGGTGCGGGAAGCCCTCGCCGGCTACCTGAAGGACGGCCCGCAGTCGATCCTCGCCGATCGGATCGCGGGGCGTCCCCCGGCGGCCGCCCCGACCTTGCCCCTCTCGCCCCAGTGCGATCGGCAGCCGGATCGAAAACGCACCGCGGCGACTTGGACGCGGCGCCTGCGGTGGGGCCTCGCGGCGGCGGCGCTCGCGCTGTTGGGCGTGGTCACGGTCGTCGACCGCCTGCCGGACGGGTGGTTGCAGACGGTGACGATAAACGTCCCCAGCGAGGGCGCCGCCCTGAGCGCGGACAACGCCGCCGGCGGCGGAGCCGGTTCCTCCGGCGAGGGCGGAGCGTCCGGCGGCGACGGCGAGGTTCTGCCGGCGTCCCTGACGGATTCCGAACCCGACGCCGACGGATGGGTCGACCTGCTCAACGGACGCGATCTGGCCGGGTGGACGCTGATCCCGCCGGAAACTTGGTCGGTTCAATTCGGAGAGTTGGTCGCCGACTTCCCGGCCGGGCGGGACGCCCCGATCTTCGCCGCCCCCCCGCCGGAGCGCCTGCCGCAGGATTACGAACTGGATCTCGAATTCCTGCCCTCCCCCGAAGCCGAGCTCAAGGTGCGGGTCCGGCGGGTGAACGACGGCTCCGCGAGGGACGACGACTCCGTCTACGCGACCCTCGGCGACCCGGGCGTGGAGCGGTGGGGCTTCCTGAGCGCCCGCGTCGCTCTCCGCGGCGACGCGGAATACCTCGCCCGCGAGCCGATGCACCGCGCCCGGACCGCGGCCTGGGAGGCGATCGACGCCGCGGACGGCTGGCAGCGAGTCCGGCTGCAGGTTCGGGACGACGTCGCGTCGTTGTCGGTCAACGGCGTGGACATGGGGTCTCTCGCCGACGCCTACATGGCCCGCGGGCGGGTCCTGCGGCTGGACGTGGATCGCAACCCGCCGGAGGGCCCGGCCACGGTGCGGTTCCGCTCGCTCCGCTTCCGCCCGCTCGACCCGGACGGGGGCCTGGAGAACCTGCCCACGCCCCCCGCGGACGACCCCGGCTGGGTCGAACTGTTCGACGGCGAGACCCTGGACGGCTGGGAGGGCGACCGCGACCTCTGGTCCGTGGAGGACGGACTGCTGGTGGGCATGCTCCCCGCGGTCCGGGGCGAACGGATCGCCGTCCTGACCCACGAACGGCCGTTCGGCGACGCGCTGGTCCGCATCGCGTACGAGCCGCATGACTGGTACTTCCACGGGCTGCTCGTCCGTCTGCCGTCGGAGGGCAAGGACGGCTTGATGGTCCACACGTACAACGGCTACCCGGCCAGCATGGGCGGCAAGTTCCGCCGCATGGACGGCCGCCACGGCCCGCCGACCGTCTCGACGCCGAACTCCCACGTCGCCTATCGAGCGATGGCGGACAACGGCGAACCGGCGGGATACGACGTGTTGGAGGCGCGGGTCGTCGGCGACGAGGTCGCCTCCGCCCGCAACGGCGTGCCGATCGATAAGGAGTCCGTCCCGGGGCTCCCGGAGAGGGGGCAGATCGGCCTGCGGATCGCATCGACCTCCTCGGGCCCGTCCGGAATGCGGATTCGCTCGATCCGCGTCTTCCCGCTGAACGACCCCGAACCGACCGTCGCCGACCCAACCGTCGCCGACCTGCCCTCCGCCGATCTCGGGGAGTAG
- a CDS encoding BatA domain-containing protein, giving the protein MSFAHPALLSLLALAAAPGVIHWLVGRWAPVEPWAAMRFLTVVTPARRRSELRDRLVLAARTLALVLAAVAAAGPRAVGWGDGVGSAADDPPTLHVVVLDDSLSTARPRGEGSAFVGLRRSALEIAATANPADRFALVRTAKTDPLTGPPRTLGPVGAAEFRRNVAAAEPLPAAGNAPAALAAAAELLDVQADRFPRVDVAVLTDRAATDWDGPAFAAALDRLRAAGRGANVVRWLGPSGAGPAGRVIVDLSVSAGDPDPRLNARPRVGAPAELTATVRSFGPRPAGAVAFFVNERFVGRAALPAVVPEDLEPVGTTAAIPVTFETAEPARAEARLEGEPGPPALASRFAVLPVRNRLRVLVAADPALNAAGAAGDPGFYLEQALAADAETFAVERTDFDTLPTRNLAAFDAVAAAGAPPPDAAAALRAFLEEGGGLFVALRPTDDPADLRALFAGPLGGVAVGPTVGVADPTDPAATGFTFEFESKGTDAGAAAPLAGVSGLRGGLVVGFRRLESRPSAGAWPLRVVARFADDAGQTVAPAVLTATGSAGGRAAVLATSVDAGWGGPWPVAGASFVPLVRGLTAFAALSPTSGNATTGEALTDTRPPGRFAQAVRVRRPDGSERLAAVVDGVARFTQTGEPGFYRFLPESNAAPARSAGQGRWVAVNVPPAEADPRPAVIPEADAPATNTPTAIAEPRPLSAWVWAATLAALLIEPALAHRGGQTAG; this is encoded by the coding sequence GTGAGCTTCGCCCACCCCGCCCTGTTGTCCCTGTTGGCGCTGGCGGCGGCGCCGGGGGTGATTCATTGGCTCGTCGGGCGGTGGGCGCCGGTGGAGCCTTGGGCGGCGATGCGGTTCCTCACCGTCGTCACGCCGGCCCGACGGCGGTCGGAATTACGGGATCGGCTCGTGCTGGCGGCCCGCACGTTGGCCCTGGTGCTGGCGGCGGTCGCGGCGGCGGGGCCGCGGGCGGTCGGGTGGGGGGACGGGGTGGGGTCCGCCGCGGACGATCCGCCCACGCTGCACGTGGTCGTGCTGGACGACTCTCTCTCCACCGCCCGCCCCCGCGGCGAGGGGTCGGCCTTCGTCGGACTGCGGCGGTCCGCCCTGGAGATCGCGGCGACCGCCAACCCCGCGGACCGCTTCGCCCTGGTGCGAACGGCGAAGACGGACCCGCTGACCGGGCCGCCCCGGACGCTGGGGCCGGTCGGGGCGGCGGAGTTTCGCCGGAACGTCGCCGCGGCCGAGCCGCTGCCTGCCGCGGGGAACGCGCCCGCCGCCCTCGCCGCCGCCGCGGAACTGCTGGATGTACAGGCCGACCGCTTTCCCCGCGTCGACGTCGCCGTGCTGACCGATCGGGCCGCGACGGATTGGGACGGCCCGGCGTTCGCGGCGGCGCTGGACCGCCTGCGGGCGGCGGGTCGCGGGGCGAACGTGGTGCGGTGGCTCGGTCCGTCCGGGGCGGGGCCGGCGGGCCGGGTGATCGTCGATCTCTCCGTGAGTGCCGGCGACCCGGACCCGCGTCTGAACGCCCGCCCCCGCGTCGGGGCGCCGGCGGAACTGACGGCGACGGTGCGTTCGTTCGGACCGCGGCCGGCGGGGGCGGTCGCCTTCTTCGTGAACGAGCGGTTCGTCGGCCGGGCGGCGCTGCCGGCGGTCGTTCCGGAAGATCTAGAACCCGTCGGAACGACGGCGGCGATCCCAGTCACGTTCGAGACCGCGGAACCGGCCCGGGCGGAGGCCCGCTTGGAGGGCGAGCCGGGGCCGCCGGCGCTGGCGTCGCGGTTCGCGGTCCTGCCGGTGCGGAACCGGCTGCGGGTGTTGGTCGCCGCGGACCCGGCATTGAACGCCGCGGGGGCGGCGGGCGATCCGGGGTTCTATCTGGAACAGGCGCTGGCCGCGGATGCGGAGACGTTCGCGGTGGAACGCACCGACTTCGACACGCTTCCGACGCGCAATCTGGCGGCGTTCGACGCGGTCGCCGCCGCCGGCGCCCCGCCCCCGGACGCCGCCGCGGCGCTGCGGGCGTTTCTGGAGGAGGGCGGCGGGCTGTTCGTCGCCCTCCGCCCGACCGACGACCCGGCGGACCTGCGGGCTCTCTTCGCCGGTCCCCTCGGCGGCGTCGCCGTCGGACCGACGGTCGGCGTGGCGGACCCGACCGATCCCGCCGCGACCGGGTTCACGTTCGAGTTCGAATCGAAGGGAACCGACGCCGGCGCCGCGGCGCCGCTTGCCGGGGTGAGCGGGCTGCGCGGGGGGCTCGTCGTGGGGTTCCGTCGGCTGGAATCGAGGCCGTCGGCGGGGGCGTGGCCGCTGCGGGTCGTGGCCCGGTTTGCGGACGACGCCGGGCAGACCGTCGCCCCGGCGGTTCTGACGGCAACCGGCTCGGCGGGCGGGCGGGCGGCGGTGTTGGCGACCTCCGTCGACGCCGGCTGGGGCGGGCCGTGGCCGGTCGCGGGGGCGAGCTTCGTCCCGCTGGTCCGCGGCCTGACGGCCTTCGCGGCGCTGTCGCCGACGTCGGGCAATGCGACGACCGGCGAGGCGTTGACGGACACGCGTCCGCCCGGTCGCTTCGCCCAGGCGGTCCGCGTCCGGCGGCCGGACGGGAGCGAACGGCTGGCCGCCGTGGTCGACGGCGTCGCCCGGTTCACGCAGACCGGGGAACCGGGGTTCTATCGGTTCCTGCCGGAGTCGAACGCGGCCCCGGCTCGATCTGCCGGTCAGGGCCGCTGGGTCGCGGTGAACGTTCCGCCGGCGGAGGCGGACCCGCGGCCCGCCGTGATTCCCGAAGCGGACGCCCCCGCAACGAACACGCCGACGGCGATCGCGGAACCGCGACCGCTGTCGGCGTGGGTCTGGGCGGCGACGCTGGCCGCCCTGCTGATCGAACCGGCCCTCGCCCACCGGGGCGGGCAAACGGCCGGGTGA